DNA from Roseimicrobium sp. ORNL1:
AGAAGACCCGCCTCACGGAGGAGGACAAGGAGATGGTGAAGGTGACGGATGAGACGATGGCGGAGGAAGGGCTGCGCTAACGCTAAATGCTGCACCTCACCACTGAACTGGAACCCGGAGGAAAAAAGCACTTTTCCTCCCGCGCCATTGCGACTACACACTGCGCCTATGTCGGCTCTCCTCGACGTCCTGAAAGATCATCCGGTGCACGACTACGCCGCAGGTCAGACCGTCATTGAGCAGAACGACGCCACCGGAGCCCTCTACATCCTCATCACGGGATCGGTGGAAATCGTCAAGGACGACATCCTCGTTGCCAAGTCTGCCGAACCGGGAGCCATCTTTGGTGACCTCGCCGCGCTGCTGGGCGTGCCCCATACGGCGAGCGTCCGTACTCTGGTCCCCTCAACCTTCCACATTCTGCCGGATGCTCGCACCATCCTGAGAGATCATCCCCGTCTGTGCCTCCACCTGTGTGAGGTCCTCGCCACGCGTCTCGACTCGGTGAACAAATACCTGGTGGACGTGAAGAAGCAGTTCGTCGGGCATGACCACCTCAGCATGGTGGACCAGGTGCTGGATACCCTCATGCACCGGCATCCCCGTCCGCGCATCACACCGCGAGCCTCAACGCTTCAAGACCCCGAGGTCCTGGACTGAGCGCTCCTCGATGGAATCCCACTCCGCCGTCCAGGTGGTGAGATCCAGCTTGATGGTGGTGGGCTGTGGCCCCAACTGCCGTCCGGGATTGAGGACCCATGTGGTGCCCACCTGATCAATCCACGACCCCTGTTCGTAAAAGGGTGAGTTGTGGATGTGTCCGCTCAGCACCATCGCAGGCTGGTACCGCTCAATCCATCCGCGAAGAAATTCATCGCCGATGAACTTGCGTCCCGTCCAGCTTGTCTTCGCGCCCTTGGGCGGCGCGTGGTGAATCCAAATCCAGCGTCGAGGAGCCATCTCCCGCACACGGGCAGCCTCGGTTTCCAACTGGGTCTCCAGTTCCTGGCGAGAGAGCTGGCCATCCCACCAGGGACAGACGGTGAAATGCGTATCTCCCAGGTCGAAGCTGTCGCCATCCACGTGAATGCCCTCACTGCGCAGGCTCTGAATCCACGCAGAGGTTGATTCGTCCGCGGCATTGCGGCTGTCCCCATCATGATTTCCTGAGCTCACCACCACCGGCACGCCAGCCCGCATCACGCGCAGGTATTTCTCCACAATGGTGATCTGCACATCTGCATCCAATGCGGAACTCAGGTCCAGCAGGTCACCACCAATCACCACGGCATCGTAGTCACGTGCGTTCGCCTTCACCCAATCGAACTGCTTGAGGGTGTAGTGCAGATCGGCTACGTACAACAGGCGCATGCAAACAAGGGGGAAGGCGGTCTGTATTCTGTGTCCTCCATCGCAAAACCGCCAGACAAATAAATCGTGAGGAGCTCTCCTCTCTGGCCGCCTCCTACTCCCCCATCGCCTTCAACATGGCCTGCGCGAATCCAGGGCCCACGCAGGTCTCTTCGTGCTTGAAGTACACAAACACTTCTGACCACGTCTTGCCCTGCTCCTGCACAAACTTCGCCCACTTCTTGATTTGCGGTGCGGTGTAGTCTTCACGACGCAGGCGCAAGTAGCCGAATTTCGCCGTCACCTCGGCGGGTGTCTCGAAGTCCTCCGACTCCGCGATGCACAACGCTGCCTTCCCTTTCGCGAGGACACCAAAGACTTCATCCGTGAGCCATGACTCATGCCTGAACTCGAAGGCGGCACACAGTCCCTTGGGCAAGGCACTCAAGAAATCTCGCAACAGCACGGCATCCGCCTTGAATGTGGGTGGCAACTGAAAGAGCACCGGCCCCATCTTTTCTCCGAGTCCGACCACCGCGCTGTGAAAGTCCTCCATGACCTCACTGCAATCGTTGAGCTTCGCGAAGTGGGTCACGCGCTGGGGCGCCTTCAGGCTGAAGCGGAAGTTCGTTGGGGTTTCATCGCACCAGCGCTGCACCGTCTTTTCACTCGGCATACTGCGGAAGGTGTAGTTCACCTCCGTGGTGCCGAAGACGCTGGCGTAGTAGGTCAGCATCTTCGCCGTGGACAGCTTCTCCGGATAAAACTTGCCCTTCCACTCGGGGTACTGAAATCCAGAAGTGCCAATCCAGGTGTCCATGCTCATCCATCGCCACGGAATGACGTTTACACAACTGAAAGGAAGTCACCGATACATCAGAAGCCGTCACTCCCCGCGCATGCAATACGGTGGACATCCGTGGCGTTGGTGGTGAAAGCCACCGTGTAGCTCGTCTCACCCCATTTCCCTCCGCATGCCACTCCAGCCCGCCTGCTCCCGCCGCTCACTTCTGAAGCTCTCCACCACCCTCGCCGCAGGTCTGGCACTGCCGGGTTCATTCCAAGCAGCGCCAGCAGACAAGGACAAGAGTGGCAAGCTGATGGCCTATGTAGGCACCTACACCTCGCCGCTACAGAACATGAAAGCCACGCAGGTGGATCTGCCCCCGGGGAATGGCCGGGGCATTCACCTCTTTGAAGTCAATCGCGCGAGCGGTGAGATGACGCCCGCTGGTGTGGTGGAGATGGGCAACAGCCCCTCCTGCCTCGTCTTCAATGCGGCCAGGACTCATGTGTACTCTGCAAACGAAACCGAGCGAATCGGAGACAACGAGGCCGGTTCCGTCAGTTCCTTCAAGGTGGATCCCGTCGATGGCCAGTTGAAGCTGCTGAACACCGTCAGTTCCGAAGGCAAAGGCCCGACGCATGTGCACATCCACCCCTCCGGAAAGCATCTGCTGGTGGCGAACTATTTCGGTGGTTCCGTGACCGTCCTGCCCATCCTGCCCGATGGCAGCCTGGGAAAAGCAACGGATGTGAAAGCGGACGCGGGAACGGTGGGCCCGCGCAAGGCCACGAACGCGCCTCCCGGAAGCTTCGCCTTCAGCGGGCACGATCAAACCCATGCCCACATGATCGAATCCGATCCCTCAGGCCGCTTTGTCCTGCATGTGGACCTGGGATTAGACCAGATACTCATCTGGAAATTTGATGCGGAGAAAGGGCTCCTCACTGCCAATGACCCTCCCTTCATCTCTCTGCCTCCCGGTGATGGCCCGAGGCACTTCGCCTTTCATCCCAATGGACGCTGGCTGTATTCCATCCAGGAAGAAGGATCGACAATCGTGCTCTTCGACTACGATGGAGACAAGGGCCGACTCACCGCGCGCCAGACCATCTCCAGCCTGCCTCCAGGTTTCGCGGGCAGCAACTTCTGCTCGGAGATCCTCGTCTCCAAAGACGGTCGCTTCGTCTATGGCGGCAATCGCCTGCACGACAGCATCGCCATCTTCGCCATTGGCAAGGACGGCACGCTCACGTTCGTCACCGAAGAGTGGAGCCATGGAGACTACCCACGCAGCTTCAGTTTGAATCCCTCGGGCGAGTTCCTCTATTCCTGCAATCAGCGCGGCGACAACATTGCGGCCTTCCGGGTAGATCGGGAAACAGGAAAGCTCAGCTTCACCGGCCACTACACTCCGGTGGGCAATCCTTCGATCATCGTCTTCAACGATCTGGCGAAGGGAAAATAGGCGGTAGCTGTCGGCGCGCGAGGGCAAACCGGCGGCCATCGTCCACCGGTCTTCGCCCGATACGTTCCCAAGTTTTCTCGCCAGCTTGCGAATCCTGAGTACTCTCGTCCCACCATGTCCGCCCCTTCCTCTCCTCCGAACCCCACGCTGTTTTTCGAAACCATCAATGCGTACCAGAGGACGGCCGCGCTGAAGGCGGCGGTGGACCTGGGTCTTTTCAGCGCGTTCAGCGGCGCTCCTGCTTCTGCTGATGAACTGGCTGCTCGGTGCCAGTGCCCCGTGCGCGGCATCCGCATCCTCTGCGATTCGCTGACCTTGTTTGGTTTCCTTACCAAGGAGGACTCGAAGTACACGCCCACGTCAGACACTGCGTTCTTCCTCGACAAGAACTCCCCTGCCTATCTGGGGAATGCGGTCAAGTTCCTCACGGCGCCCGGCATCAAGGACGTTTTTGAAGGCCTCACCTCCACCATCAAAAATGGCAAGGTGCATGACTCCGAGAAAGGCACCACGGCTCCCGACCACCCCGTCTGGATGGACTTCGCCCGCACCATGGGGCCGATGATGTTCGGCCCGGCGCAAGGTGCCGCCGCGCTGGTAGAACTCGATACAACCCGCGACACGAAGGTGCTCGACATCTCCGCGAGTCACGGAACCTTCGGCATCACCCTGGCGCAGAAGAGCCCACGCGCGCATCTGGTGGCGCTGGACTGGGAGGCCGTGCTCACGGTGACGGAAGAGAATGCGAAAGCCGCAGGCCTCGGCGACCGCTTCAGCAAGATCATTGGTGATGCGTTCACGGTGGATCTCGGGAGTGACTACGATGTGGTCCTGGTGCCGAACTTCCTGCACCACTTCAACATCGCCGACTGCACCCGCTTCCTGAAGAAAGTGAAAGCTGCGCTCCGTCCCGGAGGAAAGGTTGTGATTGTGGAATTCGTGCCGAACGACGACCGCATTTCTCCACCGTCCTCCGCGACCTTCAGCCTCGTGATGCTGGGCACCACGCCCGAAGGCGATGCCTACACGTTTGCCGAGTACCAGAAGATGCTTGGCGATGCAGGGTTCAAGGATGCCGCGCTGCACCCGCTGGCGCCCACGGCACAGAGCGCCGTGATTGGAGTGGCATGATTCGGCAAAAGTGAAATATTGTCCGGACCATGCGAAGCCAGAAGCAAAACAACCGCTCGCCACGCCCCTTCAAGTTCAAAGGTTCGGAGCGTGGATGGTCCGGCGGACGAAAGAAGGACAATGCATTGCCCTTCCAGAAGTCTGCTCCAAAAGCCAATCAATCGGGTGGAGCCAGCACGGAGGCTCCACCAACGCCTCCGGAGAACGCTTCGTCAGGAGGCGGTGCCGATGGGAAGGCGGATTGATTGATTTCAGGCGGCAATGGATGCAGGCACTTCGGGCCTGCTTTACCGAAGCAACGCTCCGGCCTCAGGCGAGACCTTCTTCAATTCCTCCGCAATGACACCGGCGAAGACCTCGGCGCCTTTTGCATTCAGGTGCGTGCGGTCGGTTGCGCCAGGTTTGGGATGTGGCGGATTGAATTCATCCGCCTTATCCGGGCCCATCTCTTGTAGAACAGTCATGCTGCGGGAGAAGAGATCCACGAGGGGGACCTTTTCATCCGCAGCGGCCTGCTTCATCGCATCGGCATAGGGTTTCAGCTCACCCCGGAGCTTTCCATTGTCGAAGACACGCCGCGCCACGGAGGTGACGAAAATGGGCTGCGCACCAGTCTCACGTGCTTCCTTCACACATGCGATGAGGTTTGTCCGATAGGTGGTGGTGGGATCCGTCTCGCGATTCGGCCCCTTGCCGGGCATGTCATTGTGGCCAAACTGAATCAGCACGATTGCAGGCTTAGCGTCGAGAACCTTCTTCCAACGGCCGCCATCACGGAAACTCTTGGAACTCTGCCCTGACGAAGCAAGGTTCACACACTCCACCTCCGGTTTCAGCAATTTCGCAAAGGCTGCGCCCCACCCTGCGGCATCTGTGACAGTCGAGTCACCGGCGAGGACGATGCGGATCTTTGCATGCGTCTGTGCCTCTTGCTGCGAAGCCACCGGATTGGGTTCGGCTGCTGCCACCGTGTGCGCAGTGATGGCCAAGGCATAGAGGGACAGGCTGAGAAGAGATCTGCGAAACATGGAGGTCATAAGAGTCCGTAGGCGAAAGCGGCAACCCGGTAACGACTTCGTCACAGCGAATCTTCCGCTCGAATTTCCACCCACAGCATGCCGTTTCTGCAGCTAGCAGCAATTTTCTCACGATTCATGTCCTGAAGCGTTTCGGTCGTTCGTCACGAGTATGAATCCCGAAACCAAACCCAAGTCCATACCACCATGTCCACTGAAAATACCAATTCCGCCACCGGCACCGTCCGCCTTCACCGTGTGCTTGCTGCCAAGGTTGAGCGTGTCTTCCGAGCTTTCACCGATGCTGACGCCCTGGTAAAGTGGATGGCCCCGAATGGCTTCACCGCCAAGGTCCATCAAATCGACGTGAAGGTAGGCGGTATCTACAAGATGTCCTTCACCAACTTCAACACAGGCAACAGCCACTCCTTTGGCGGCACGTACCTGGAAGTGAAGCCGAACGAATTCCTGAAGTATACAGACAAGTTCGATGCTCCGAACATGCCCGGAGAAATGATCACCACCGTCACTCTGAAGGAAGTCTTCTGCGGCACGGAATTGAACATCACCCAGGAGGGCATCCCTGCCATGATTCCGGCAGAAGCATGTTACCTCGGCTGGCAGGAGTCGCTGTATCTCCTGAAACTGCTGGTTGAGCCAGAAATCCCCGATCAAGGTTGATCTGCCTCTGAGGTTGGGCGTGGGTGGCTGTGCCATTCACGCCCGGGTCATCACGTAGCGTCCTCCAACTTATGAAATACTGGCATTGGATGGCTTTCATGGCCATGCTGGCGAACGCCGCGCATGAACCACACAGCGCTGTTTTTCATCACGTACCAGATCACGTTCTGAATCCACTCTCTTGCCGCACACACATGCAATTGGAATTCATGACTGGCGCAGAACCCCAGCCGAGCACCCGCAGCCTATTTCTGGCTCTCTTCCCTGGTCACGCTACCATCCAGCACATCTGCGAACAGATGCCTGGCATCCGCCAGCAACACGGACTGACCAGCAAGATGCGACCTCTGGAACATTTGCATCTCACCCTGCATTGGATTGGCGACTATCCCGAAGTACCCGAGGACCTTGTCCAGATCATCGGACACGCTTGCAAGCAGGTCGCGAATCGTGTGAGTCCCTTTGAAGTCAAGCTGGATGAGGTCTTGAGCTTCCGCGGACGCCCCGGACGCAATCCCCTGGTCTTGTCAGGGACCGATGCCGACAATGCCAAGCTGACAAGCCTTCACCAGACTCTGCTGTTGGAATTGGCAAAGGTCCTTCCGCTAAAAAAAGGAGGCCTCAAATTTCACCCTCACCTGACGCTGCTCTACGACAAGCAGGGCAACATCAAAGCTCCCGCAAATCCCGTGACCTGGACTGCAGACGAGATTGTCCTGGTCTGCAGTGAGGTGGGCCACACCAAATATCACCGTCTGGGTGCGTGGAAACTCCAGGCATAACAAACAACGCCCTACCTCAGGCCCTGTACCCAAAGAACTGCCGTTCCACGATGATATCGGCCACTGCTTGTGGCACCATCTCCTTCCACGAGTCATCACCGGCGGCAATCTTCTTCAAGGCATCGCGTGAGAAGAATTTGAGGTATTCAGGGTTGTAGTTATCCAGTTCTACGAAACTGCCGCGGTCCGCGAGGTAACCGTAAAGTTTTTTCAACTCAGGAGCGACTTCGAGATTATTCACCGTGGTGATGCTATCGGAGCTTCCTGGTTGCAGCGGATACACGTAGAGCTTCAGATCATTTTTGAAGAGACGCCCGAACGACTCAAGGATGCCACCGGGCAAATTGGAATAATACTTCTCATCAAACAGCTCAATCAGGCTCGGCACACCCATCACAATGCCGATGCGTTCCTTGGTCCTCCAGGACAGGTAAGCGGCGAGCCGGTAATACTCGAAGTAGTCCGAGATCAGCACCGTCACGCCACAAGCTGCCAACACATCCGCCCTTGCCAGGAAGTCGCGTCGATCCACCTCATTGCCTTCAGAGAGCAGATTGCGCATCGTAAGCTCGAACACGGGAAGGACCTCCTTGCCCTTTACCGCAGGGTCCTGGCTGAACTTCTCCAAAGCACACTCCAGCATGTCCAGGTTCACATGCGTGGGAGGACGGAAGCTGCCGCGCTCCACCATGACGGCCTTCTTGTACAAGACGTCGGAAGGCTGCAGCACCTCCCCTTTCGCGCCGAACATGGCAGCACCGCTCAATCCTAGCTGCACGAGCTTCAGACTGATCAGGCGGTTGTCCACGGCGCGGAACTCGATACCGCGAAACTCGATGGCATCGATCTCGATGCGTCCAGTGGTCAGCTTGTCCAGCAGGCTTTCCACCAACTTCTCAGGATCATGATGCAGGAAGAAGGCGCCATAGAGCAGGTTCACCCCCACCACTCCCAGAGCTTCCTGTTGCAGGGCAGCCTCTGTATCCAGCATGCGCACGTGGATGCAAATCTGACTGGCTTCATCCCTGGGACGAGACTGGAACTTCAGGCCCATCCAGCCGTGGCATTCATTCCCCCCCTTGAAGCTGCGTGCGACCACCGTATCCGCGAAGGCGAAGAAAGCGGTGGTATCGCCACGCTTCTCACTCAACCGCTCCACATTCAGCTTGTACTCATAGTCCAGCATGGACTGCAGTCTGGAGCGTGAGACGTACCGCTCCGTGCCGCCGTAGATGGCATCACTCACCACCATGTCATAGGCAGAGATACTCTTCGCCACCGTACCGGCCGCACCACCAACACGGAAGAACCACCGCACCACCTCCTGCCCCGCGCCGATCTCCGCCAGGGTCCCGTACCAGCGTTTATCCAGATTGATCTTGAGCGCCTTCTGATGTGTATCCAGCTCCGCTTCCTTCATGCCGAAAGTCTAAGCGTGAAATGCGCTGATGCCAAGGAGGAGGCGATGCCATAAGAAACAGGGACCGGAAGTCAGGATGCTGTCAGGACTACCTATCGGCAAAGAGCTGCAGCCACCTCTCATTCCAACACCACGGTCTCCAATGCCTGAAGCATGGCTTTGGCATCGTCACCGTTGGGCTCATCCGTGAAGATGGTCATCACGAGGATGGTCTTCGGATTCGGTACCATGAGGCCAGTCAGCATGACCTTGGAATGCCCGGGCTCCATGGGCTTTCCAACAAGGCTGGCATCGGTGAAAGCGGCGATAGCGCCCATGCCTTGTTTGAGATTTAGTTCCTGGCACACAGCCTTGCCTTCCACCGAGGTACTCCACAGGCGCTGGGTGGCGCCTTCCACCGCCTGAATGATTGCTTCACGACCGGCCGGCACTCTCGGCGGTGTGGACAGAGTCATGAGGCAGCTGGAGTTGGGGTCCACGGGAGAGCGGAAGGACACGGTGAACATGTTGCTTCCCTCGCCCACGTCCTGCTTCAGCACATTGCCCGTGAGCCAGCCGGTGGGCGGCGAAAAGGTGAGCGTCCCCATCCCCTCCAGAACAAATTTCTCGGGTTCCCCTTTGGCAGCCTTCCAGGGTCCATGCGTAAGATACGGCGCGAACTGGCTCAGCCACTTGGTCTCCTCTTCCGTCGGGGAAATAATGGAGGCATGCACATCCACCCACCTGCCCTCGTGGACGAAGAAGCAGTTCACACTGTCCTGCACGAAGGGCGTGCCCTGGAGGGTGCCTTTCGATCGATAGGTGACGGCTTCACACGTGGCGTGCGTGGTTTTCTTGATGCTGTCTGCCACGATCACGGGATTCCGGCTGGCTTGTGCCCAGTAAAAATCCCTGCACGCCGCGTTGGTGGCGACTTTTGCTCCTTC
Protein-coding regions in this window:
- a CDS encoding cyclic nucleotide-binding domain-containing protein, giving the protein MSALLDVLKDHPVHDYAAGQTVIEQNDATGALYILITGSVEIVKDDILVAKSAEPGAIFGDLAALLGVPHTASVRTLVPSTFHILPDARTILRDHPRLCLHLCEVLATRLDSVNKYLVDVKKQFVGHDHLSMVDQVLDTLMHRHPRPRITPRASTLQDPEVLD
- a CDS encoding metallophosphoesterase; translation: MRLLYVADLHYTLKQFDWVKANARDYDAVVIGGDLLDLSSALDADVQITIVEKYLRVMRAGVPVVVSSGNHDGDSRNAADESTSAWIQSLRSEGIHVDGDSFDLGDTHFTVCPWWDGQLSRQELETQLETEAARVREMAPRRWIWIHHAPPKGAKTSWTGRKFIGDEFLRGWIERYQPAMVLSGHIHNSPFYEQGSWIDQVGTTWVLNPGRQLGPQPTTIKLDLTTWTAEWDSIEERSVQDLGVLKR
- a CDS encoding DUF72 domain-containing protein, with amino-acid sequence MDTWIGTSGFQYPEWKGKFYPEKLSTAKMLTYYASVFGTTEVNYTFRSMPSEKTVQRWCDETPTNFRFSLKAPQRVTHFAKLNDCSEVMEDFHSAVVGLGEKMGPVLFQLPPTFKADAVLLRDFLSALPKGLCAAFEFRHESWLTDEVFGVLAKGKAALCIAESEDFETPAEVTAKFGYLRLRREDYTAPQIKKWAKFVQEQGKTWSEVFVYFKHEETCVGPGFAQAMLKAMGE
- a CDS encoding lactonase family protein; amino-acid sequence: MPLQPACSRRSLLKLSTTLAAGLALPGSFQAAPADKDKSGKLMAYVGTYTSPLQNMKATQVDLPPGNGRGIHLFEVNRASGEMTPAGVVEMGNSPSCLVFNAARTHVYSANETERIGDNEAGSVSSFKVDPVDGQLKLLNTVSSEGKGPTHVHIHPSGKHLLVANYFGGSVTVLPILPDGSLGKATDVKADAGTVGPRKATNAPPGSFAFSGHDQTHAHMIESDPSGRFVLHVDLGLDQILIWKFDAEKGLLTANDPPFISLPPGDGPRHFAFHPNGRWLYSIQEEGSTIVLFDYDGDKGRLTARQTISSLPPGFAGSNFCSEILVSKDGRFVYGGNRLHDSIAIFAIGKDGTLTFVTEEWSHGDYPRSFSLNPSGEFLYSCNQRGDNIAAFRVDRETGKLSFTGHYTPVGNPSIIVFNDLAKGK
- a CDS encoding class I SAM-dependent methyltransferase, with protein sequence MSAPSSPPNPTLFFETINAYQRTAALKAAVDLGLFSAFSGAPASADELAARCQCPVRGIRILCDSLTLFGFLTKEDSKYTPTSDTAFFLDKNSPAYLGNAVKFLTAPGIKDVFEGLTSTIKNGKVHDSEKGTTAPDHPVWMDFARTMGPMMFGPAQGAAALVELDTTRDTKVLDISASHGTFGITLAQKSPRAHLVALDWEAVLTVTEENAKAAGLGDRFSKIIGDAFTVDLGSDYDVVLVPNFLHHFNIADCTRFLKKVKAALRPGGKVVIVEFVPNDDRISPPSSATFSLVMLGTTPEGDAYTFAEYQKMLGDAGFKDAALHPLAPTAQSAVIGVA
- a CDS encoding rhamnogalacturonan acetylesterase gives rise to the protein MFRRSLLSLSLYALAITAHTVAAAEPNPVASQQEAQTHAKIRIVLAGDSTVTDAAGWGAAFAKLLKPEVECVNLASSGQSSKSFRDGGRWKKVLDAKPAIVLIQFGHNDMPGKGPNRETDPTTTYRTNLIACVKEARETGAQPIFVTSVARRVFDNGKLRGELKPYADAMKQAAADEKVPLVDLFSRSMTVLQEMGPDKADEFNPPHPKPGATDRTHLNAKGAEVFAGVIAEELKKVSPEAGALLR
- a CDS encoding SRPBCC family protein, which codes for MSTENTNSATGTVRLHRVLAAKVERVFRAFTDADALVKWMAPNGFTAKVHQIDVKVGGIYKMSFTNFNTGNSHSFGGTYLEVKPNEFLKYTDKFDAPNMPGEMITTVTLKEVFCGTELNITQEGIPAMIPAEACYLGWQESLYLLKLLVEPEIPDQG
- a CDS encoding 2'-5' RNA ligase family protein, whose product is MTGAEPQPSTRSLFLALFPGHATIQHICEQMPGIRQQHGLTSKMRPLEHLHLTLHWIGDYPEVPEDLVQIIGHACKQVANRVSPFEVKLDEVLSFRGRPGRNPLVLSGTDADNAKLTSLHQTLLLELAKVLPLKKGGLKFHPHLTLLYDKQGNIKAPANPVTWTADEIVLVCSEVGHTKYHRLGAWKLQA
- a CDS encoding TonB-dependent receptor, which encodes MKEAELDTHQKALKINLDKRWYGTLAEIGAGQEVVRWFFRVGGAAGTVAKSISAYDMVVSDAIYGGTERYVSRSRLQSMLDYEYKLNVERLSEKRGDTTAFFAFADTVVARSFKGGNECHGWMGLKFQSRPRDEASQICIHVRMLDTEAALQQEALGVVGVNLLYGAFFLHHDPEKLVESLLDKLTTGRIEIDAIEFRGIEFRAVDNRLISLKLVQLGLSGAAMFGAKGEVLQPSDVLYKKAVMVERGSFRPPTHVNLDMLECALEKFSQDPAVKGKEVLPVFELTMRNLLSEGNEVDRRDFLARADVLAACGVTVLISDYFEYYRLAAYLSWRTKERIGIVMGVPSLIELFDEKYYSNLPGGILESFGRLFKNDLKLYVYPLQPGSSDSITTVNNLEVAPELKKLYGYLADRGSFVELDNYNPEYLKFFSRDALKKIAAGDDSWKEMVPQAVADIIVERQFFGYRA